From a region of the Myxococcus guangdongensis genome:
- a CDS encoding DUF3060 domain-containing protein, giving the protein MRNQFTSKAFIVIACVLGSMSASAQDDDDEAASVKVGKDGNVRVKAPGATIETRGGSARVRGGGVDIQADGAAARDDDDAAETSSQSEGSLELVDSDRTVKHDCGEGGKVEIVGSSNQVILTGNCEYIEVTGSENKVSAHTVRRIETTGSDNSVVWKHGPQKGKKPRISNTGTNNRISQAR; this is encoded by the coding sequence ATGCGCAACCAATTCACGTCGAAGGCCTTCATCGTCATCGCATGTGTGCTCGGGTCCATGTCGGCCAGCGCCCAGGACGACGATGACGAGGCCGCGTCGGTCAAGGTCGGCAAGGACGGCAACGTCCGGGTGAAGGCGCCGGGCGCCACCATCGAGACTCGCGGCGGCTCGGCCCGGGTTCGCGGCGGGGGCGTCGACATCCAGGCCGACGGCGCCGCGGCGCGTGACGATGACGACGCGGCGGAGACGTCCTCCCAGAGCGAGGGCTCGCTCGAGCTGGTCGACTCCGACCGCACCGTGAAGCACGACTGCGGCGAAGGCGGCAAGGTGGAGATCGTCGGCTCCAGCAACCAGGTCATCCTGACCGGCAACTGCGAGTACATCGAGGTGACGGGCAGCGAGAACAAGGTCAGCGCCCACACCGTGCGCCGCATCGAGACGACGGGCAGCGACAACAGCGTCGTCTGGAAGCACGGCCCCCAGAAGGGCAAGAAGCCGCGCATCAGCAACACCGGCACCAACAACCGCATCTCCCAGGCGCGCTGA
- a CDS encoding PQQ-dependent sugar dehydrogenase: MTRRPSPVAARRIILAACLTTLAACEATPEPGGSELESQSAAVTAGTRLISAQSGRCLDVSQNSQTSGQGINIYDCHGQGNQRYLFTPEGELRVFDGAWCVQPATATAGARAVISACTGAAGQRWVRNPNGTVVHTATSLCLDVSGAATANSSPVVVWDCNGQTNQQWNLPADTQPPTVPTGLVVTNLTCNTATLSWAESTDNQGIAFYDVYHDGQLMKSVSGAVLSTGLTVVPGATWGLYVNARDAAGNVSQGSATLSITPPPCQVDTQAPSIPTGLTATATGTSVTLNWTASTDNVGVSAYAVFRGGVQVATVPGTPPATTFVDSGLSANTAYVYAVLARDAQGNASARSTTASVTTGQACTNPVCSVTQVATDTDIPWGLVNLPDGTVLYGRRDAQDIIRLDPVTGVKTSVGTVPNVQSTDGEGGLMGLVLSPTFATDRWLYVMHTSPTDNRIVRLRYENGALNTASLQVLLQGIGRNKFHNGGRLRFGPDGKLYAATGDAQNAAYAQDINNLAGKVLRLNADGTVPSDNPFGNYVWSYGHRNPQGLAFDSQGRLWEQEFGNSVMDETNLIQRGGNYGWPNCEGTSSQGGSGCATPGYIAPKQTYTTAAGSCSGIAVVRDVLYVACARGTRLYREVISGTDLTNVQQFFVGTYGRLRTVEPTLDGHLWLTTTNQGDKDSIPNNSNERIFRVVLGQ; encoded by the coding sequence ATGACTCGTCGTCCGTCGCCCGTCGCAGCACGCCGCATCATCCTCGCCGCATGTCTCACCACCCTCGCCGCTTGTGAAGCCACTCCGGAGCCCGGCGGCTCGGAGCTCGAGTCGCAGTCCGCCGCGGTGACGGCGGGCACGCGGCTCATCAGCGCGCAGTCCGGCCGCTGCCTGGACGTGTCCCAGAACAGCCAGACGTCGGGCCAGGGCATCAACATCTACGACTGCCACGGGCAGGGGAACCAGCGGTACCTGTTCACGCCCGAGGGCGAGCTGCGCGTGTTCGACGGCGCCTGGTGCGTGCAGCCGGCCACCGCCACCGCCGGAGCGCGCGCGGTCATCAGCGCCTGCACGGGCGCGGCGGGCCAGCGCTGGGTCCGCAACCCCAACGGCACGGTGGTCCACACCGCGACCTCGCTGTGCCTGGACGTGTCCGGCGCGGCCACGGCGAACAGCTCGCCGGTCGTCGTCTGGGATTGCAACGGCCAGACGAATCAGCAGTGGAACCTGCCAGCCGACACCCAGCCGCCCACCGTGCCCACGGGGCTGGTGGTGACGAACCTGACGTGCAACACGGCCACGCTCTCGTGGGCCGAGTCCACGGACAACCAGGGCATCGCCTTCTATGACGTCTATCATGACGGTCAGCTCATGAAGTCCGTCTCCGGCGCCGTCCTGTCCACCGGGCTGACGGTGGTCCCCGGCGCGACGTGGGGCCTGTATGTGAATGCGCGCGACGCCGCGGGCAACGTCTCGCAGGGCAGCGCCACGCTGAGCATCACCCCGCCGCCGTGCCAGGTGGACACCCAGGCGCCGAGCATCCCCACGGGCCTCACCGCCACCGCCACGGGCACCAGCGTCACGCTCAACTGGACCGCGTCCACGGACAACGTGGGCGTGAGCGCGTACGCGGTGTTCCGGGGTGGCGTGCAGGTGGCCACGGTGCCGGGCACCCCGCCCGCGACGACCTTCGTCGACAGCGGCCTGTCCGCGAACACCGCCTACGTCTACGCGGTGCTCGCCCGGGACGCGCAGGGCAACGCGTCCGCGAGGAGCACGACGGCGAGCGTGACGACGGGCCAGGCGTGCACCAACCCCGTCTGCTCCGTCACCCAGGTGGCCACCGACACGGACATCCCGTGGGGCCTGGTGAACCTGCCGGACGGCACGGTGCTCTACGGACGCCGGGACGCGCAGGACATCATCCGGCTGGACCCGGTGACGGGGGTGAAGACGTCGGTGGGGACGGTGCCCAACGTGCAGAGCACCGACGGCGAGGGCGGGCTGATGGGCCTGGTGCTCTCCCCCACCTTCGCCACGGACCGCTGGCTGTATGTGATGCACACCTCCCCCACGGACAACCGCATCGTCCGGCTCAGGTACGAGAACGGGGCGCTGAACACGGCGTCGCTCCAGGTGCTGTTGCAGGGCATCGGCCGCAACAAGTTCCACAACGGCGGGCGGCTGCGCTTCGGGCCGGACGGCAAGCTCTACGCGGCCACCGGTGACGCGCAGAACGCGGCCTATGCGCAGGACATCAACAACCTGGCCGGCAAGGTGCTGCGGCTCAACGCGGACGGCACCGTCCCGTCCGACAACCCCTTCGGCAACTACGTGTGGAGTTATGGCCACCGCAACCCGCAGGGGCTGGCGTTCGACTCGCAGGGGCGGCTGTGGGAGCAGGAGTTCGGCAACTCGGTGATGGACGAGACGAACCTCATCCAGCGCGGCGGCAACTACGGCTGGCCCAACTGCGAGGGCACGTCGTCCCAGGGCGGCTCGGGCTGCGCGACGCCCGGCTACATCGCGCCGAAGCAGACCTACACCACCGCGGCGGGCTCGTGCTCGGGCATCGCCGTGGTCCGCGACGTCCTCTACGTGGCCTGCGCCCGAGGCACCCGCCTCTACCGCGAGGTCATCAGCGGCACGGACCTGACGAACGTGCAGCAGTTCTTCGTCGGCACCTACGGCCGGCTGCGCACCGTGGAGCCCACCCTGGACGGCCACCTCTGGCTGACCACCACCAACCAGGGTGACAAGGACAGCATCCCCAACAACAGCAACGAGCGCATCTTCCGCGTCGTGCTCGGACAGTAG
- a CDS encoding eCIS core domain-containing protein, which yields MGSLHSAARASTPAPAPKATPPRVTRTVTPQPSAAPTQDVSPGDSADRAPRFDIGTVALYPPVRALRPMPGGATTRPLGRVQAPSAPVSASPDLGAIPTSVAATVGAFGTNLLRAALAPRAPVGDASPPLSRLAGGNPLPAWLRAPFEQSYGYDLSPVRLHTGPTARQAARSVGAAAFTLGDHIVLGGDVDVASGAGRHILGHELAHTVQARLGGGRGRISEPSWPSEREAERATRAALVQSPYELTEGAGEDLHRIAPWLVLAGIGLVAGVVTWAMSDSPEENQRRHAEGAPDPSRSLWALVPIYGSVQQIREAESYFQRALGTGFLMVDFATLGAAGVAGRALIRAPAALVRTAMARRAAGTLVVREGGEIVTEAMARETVAAFTREGGAVFATRTAAATELERALGRGAMVAVTEGGLNHAVIYARNAAGQVMKIHGGPLRVLFQEVPQALTPQLAESVARRANAYVVIEAAEATVSIEQAVAVAQRGGNAILRWLRGTPTSCGIMQGAILEASGLPAQTLARLLPSGGAAARLLPITLLEHMGGNAGLRFVEGGMARIIGGTLMQGGLSAFGGGVGVVTSTLMRVFTSLLAPEPDATPPTPRRPRTGSTARRTPETDAFARTIIERWGRTLLGPASMVNASLPDIIPGWLMTTPEFRQSLVLSLVAQGMSPSTALAVVADS from the coding sequence ATGGGCTCGTTGCACTCCGCGGCTCGCGCATCCACGCCCGCACCGGCTCCGAAGGCCACGCCTCCACGGGTGACCCGCACGGTGACGCCGCAGCCCTCCGCCGCGCCCACCCAGGACGTCTCGCCGGGTGACTCCGCCGACCGGGCCCCGCGCTTCGACATCGGCACCGTCGCGCTGTATCCGCCCGTCCGCGCCTTGCGTCCCATGCCGGGCGGCGCGACGACCCGGCCGCTGGGCAGGGTGCAGGCCCCCAGCGCGCCCGTCAGCGCCAGCCCCGACCTCGGTGCCATCCCGACCTCGGTCGCGGCCACGGTGGGCGCGTTCGGAACGAACCTGCTCCGCGCGGCGTTGGCCCCCCGCGCGCCCGTGGGCGACGCCTCCCCGCCCCTGTCCCGGCTCGCGGGAGGCAACCCCCTCCCCGCGTGGCTCCGGGCGCCGTTCGAGCAGTCCTACGGCTATGACCTGTCACCAGTCCGCCTGCACACTGGCCCCACCGCGAGACAGGCGGCGAGGTCCGTGGGCGCCGCGGCCTTCACGCTGGGCGACCACATCGTGCTGGGCGGCGACGTGGACGTCGCGAGCGGCGCGGGGCGGCACATCCTGGGACACGAGCTGGCGCACACCGTCCAGGCTCGGCTCGGCGGCGGCCGGGGCCGCATCAGCGAGCCCTCCTGGCCCTCCGAGCGCGAGGCCGAGCGCGCCACCCGGGCGGCCCTGGTCCAGTCGCCCTATGAGCTGACCGAGGGCGCCGGAGAGGACCTGCACCGCATCGCGCCGTGGCTCGTGCTGGCCGGAATCGGCTTGGTGGCGGGCGTCGTCACCTGGGCCATGTCCGACAGCCCCGAGGAGAACCAGCGCCGCCACGCGGAGGGAGCTCCAGACCCGTCCAGGAGCCTCTGGGCGCTCGTGCCCATCTACGGCTCGGTCCAGCAGATTCGCGAGGCGGAGTCGTACTTCCAGCGCGCCCTGGGCACCGGCTTCCTGATGGTCGACTTCGCCACGCTGGGCGCCGCGGGCGTCGCGGGCCGGGCGCTCATCCGGGCTCCGGCCGCCCTCGTGCGCACCGCCATGGCCCGGCGCGCGGCGGGGACGCTCGTCGTCCGCGAGGGCGGCGAAATCGTCACGGAGGCGATGGCACGCGAGACGGTGGCGGCGTTCACCCGCGAGGGCGGCGCGGTCTTCGCCACGCGGACGGCCGCGGCCACCGAGCTCGAGAGAGCCCTGGGACGCGGCGCCATGGTCGCCGTGACGGAAGGCGGGCTGAACCACGCCGTCATCTACGCTCGCAACGCCGCGGGGCAGGTCATGAAGATTCACGGCGGTCCGCTGCGCGTGCTCTTCCAAGAGGTCCCCCAGGCCCTCACGCCGCAGCTGGCGGAGAGTGTCGCGCGGCGAGCCAACGCCTACGTGGTCATCGAGGCCGCCGAGGCCACCGTCAGCATCGAGCAGGCGGTCGCCGTCGCCCAGCGTGGAGGCAATGCCATCCTGCGCTGGTTGCGAGGCACGCCCACCAGCTGCGGCATCATGCAGGGCGCGATTCTCGAGGCCTCGGGGCTCCCCGCGCAGACGCTCGCCAGGCTCCTGCCCTCGGGAGGCGCCGCGGCGCGGCTGCTCCCCATCACCCTGCTCGAGCACATGGGAGGCAACGCCGGCCTGCGCTTCGTCGAGGGCGGCATGGCCCGCATCATCGGCGGCACGCTCATGCAGGGCGGACTGTCCGCGTTCGGCGGAGGCGTGGGCGTCGTCACCTCCACGCTGATGCGGGTGTTCACCAGTCTGCTGGCGCCCGAGCCCGACGCCACGCCCCCGACGCCCCGTCGCCCCAGGACGGGGAGCACGGCGCGACGCACGCCCGAGACAGACGCCTTCGCCCGCACCATCATCGAGCGATGGGGACGCACGCTCCTGGGGCCGGCGAGCATGGTCAACGCCTCGCTCCCGGACATCATCCCCGGCTGGCTCATGACCACGCCCGAGTTCAGACAGTCGCTGGTGCTCTCGCTGGTGGCTCAGGGAATGTCCCCCTCGACCGCCCTGGCCGTGGTCGCTGACAGCTGA
- a CDS encoding ankyrin repeat domain-containing protein has protein sequence MESTSNGRQDNYAAGVNPTLPENLFAAIEQCNVIAVEDLLAKGADPDEVDLHAYQATPLSHACSHGDEASVRVLLEAKASPDSAAFAPPLVAATEHGFANLVTLLVKAGANVNAADESGASALWMAAAHGFTDIARILVEVGANREQADSDGKLPAIVALENGHAALSGYLNAPDKYPATHSLWRGSKKRAKQAAEARRTQVIDKAMGKDALGAASTEPEWTFSGGIAHGPHATQDFVSVAASGNLELVGRMLDAGLSPDWTMSQGTPTALMQAANSGELAVVDLLLARGAQVNHRTDKGLTALHMALYKPSARVHGPILRSLLTAGADVNQADGDGQRPLQRALGHAVPALVKMLLEAGADPFIRDRAGRMPADWAPTGGKHAEALRELLESARQGRTAD, from the coding sequence ATGGAAAGCACGAGCAACGGGCGTCAAGACAACTACGCTGCGGGTGTGAACCCCACCCTCCCTGAAAACCTGTTCGCGGCCATCGAGCAATGCAACGTCATCGCGGTGGAGGACCTGCTGGCGAAGGGCGCCGACCCCGACGAGGTCGACCTCCACGCGTATCAGGCCACGCCGCTGTCGCATGCGTGCAGTCACGGCGACGAGGCGAGCGTGCGGGTGTTGCTCGAGGCCAAGGCCTCCCCGGATTCAGCGGCCTTCGCGCCACCGCTGGTCGCGGCCACGGAGCACGGCTTCGCGAACCTGGTGACCTTGCTGGTGAAGGCTGGCGCGAACGTGAACGCGGCGGATGAGAGCGGCGCCAGCGCGCTGTGGATGGCCGCGGCGCATGGCTTCACCGACATCGCGCGAATCCTGGTGGAGGTGGGAGCGAACCGCGAGCAGGCGGACAGCGACGGCAAGCTGCCCGCCATCGTCGCGCTGGAGAACGGACATGCCGCGCTGTCGGGCTACCTGAACGCTCCGGACAAGTACCCGGCCACACATTCCCTGTGGCGAGGCAGCAAGAAGCGCGCGAAGCAGGCGGCGGAGGCTCGGCGCACGCAGGTCATCGACAAGGCGATGGGCAAGGACGCCCTTGGCGCTGCGTCGACGGAGCCCGAGTGGACGTTCTCCGGCGGCATCGCGCACGGGCCCCATGCCACCCAGGATTTCGTCTCGGTGGCCGCCTCCGGAAACCTCGAGTTGGTGGGGCGGATGCTGGACGCTGGGCTCTCACCCGACTGGACGATGAGCCAGGGCACGCCGACGGCCCTGATGCAGGCCGCGAACAGCGGCGAACTGGCCGTGGTGGACCTGTTGCTCGCGCGTGGCGCCCAGGTGAATCACCGCACGGACAAGGGGCTCACCGCGCTGCACATGGCGCTGTACAAGCCCTCGGCGCGCGTGCACGGCCCCATCCTTCGCAGCCTGCTGACGGCGGGCGCCGACGTGAATCAGGCCGATGGCGACGGGCAACGGCCACTGCAGCGCGCGCTGGGCCATGCGGTGCCGGCGCTGGTGAAGATGTTGCTCGAAGCGGGTGCGGACCCGTTCATCCGCGACCGCGCGGGACGCATGCCCGCCGACTGGGCACCCACCGGCGGCAAGCACGCCGAGGCCCTCCGTGAGCTATTGGAGTCGGCGCGACAGGGACGCACCGCCGACTGA
- a CDS encoding PKD domain-containing protein, translating to MRWHPPSLLAAVLSLVGFPAWAQTTNVALNKPSTASSIHPNGYPTQFANAKAFNGILNTEDRWAGASVPSATTPEWIEVDLQAVHRLEGITLYSGRDNTVGQQMLDFDFQHRLAATAAFEPVPGGAITNNTQPTWTLQLAQPLETRYVRLSCKRASADGLCRVRELELRGVRLANQPPTAFAGNDTAIVQPASSVQLQGTAGDTDGTIASYQWQQAFGPTTATLTGATTRTATASNLTPGTYIFRFTATDNGGASVSDTVSVKVHAGTQPADARAGKIHVWSRGGTYDTAVFLPLEYGADPLKKYPLVLSLHGRGGTTLSSDHTTVLSQPEGFIRQLIPGKALVTTYPAVVIAPHAPRIGATPPYDTYWNVDLTHALVLEAITRFNIDPDRVTMTGLSFGGAGVNDQLLKYRSTYAGGMPLAYTSPVANPLCSIADFPLWASGNSGDGTFNAWKWTNPTDGVLMQLRQCPNYTGEIQVTVTPGTTHSGWDEFWSRPEAQTWLVSQVR from the coding sequence ATGCGCTGGCATCCCCCGAGCCTCCTCGCCGCGGTCCTCTCGCTGGTCGGCTTCCCCGCCTGGGCGCAGACGACAAACGTCGCGCTCAACAAACCCTCGACGGCGTCCTCGATTCACCCCAACGGGTATCCGACGCAGTTCGCGAACGCGAAGGCCTTCAACGGCATCCTGAACACGGAGGACCGGTGGGCCGGAGCCTCGGTGCCCTCGGCGACGACGCCCGAGTGGATCGAGGTGGACCTGCAGGCCGTGCACCGCCTCGAGGGCATCACGCTGTACTCGGGCCGCGACAACACCGTGGGCCAGCAGATGCTCGACTTCGACTTCCAGCACCGCCTGGCGGCCACCGCCGCCTTCGAGCCGGTGCCGGGTGGAGCCATCACCAACAACACCCAGCCCACCTGGACGCTCCAGTTGGCGCAGCCCCTGGAGACGCGCTACGTGCGCCTGTCGTGCAAGCGCGCGTCGGCCGACGGCCTGTGCCGGGTGCGGGAGCTGGAGCTGAGGGGCGTGCGGCTGGCCAACCAGCCTCCCACGGCGTTCGCGGGGAACGACACGGCCATCGTGCAGCCGGCCAGCTCCGTCCAGCTCCAGGGCACGGCGGGCGACACGGACGGAACCATCGCCTCCTACCAGTGGCAGCAGGCCTTCGGTCCGACGACGGCCACGCTGACGGGGGCGACGACGCGGACGGCGACGGCGAGCAACCTGACGCCGGGCACGTACATCTTCCGGTTCACCGCCACGGACAACGGCGGCGCCTCGGTGTCGGACACGGTGAGCGTCAAGGTGCACGCGGGCACGCAGCCGGCGGACGCGCGCGCGGGGAAGATTCACGTGTGGTCGCGCGGCGGGACGTATGACACGGCGGTGTTCCTGCCCCTCGAGTACGGCGCGGACCCGCTGAAGAAGTACCCGCTGGTCCTGTCGCTGCATGGCCGGGGCGGCACGACGCTCAGCTCGGACCACACGACGGTGCTCTCGCAGCCGGAGGGCTTCATCCGGCAGCTCATCCCGGGCAAGGCGCTGGTCACCACGTACCCGGCCGTGGTCATCGCGCCGCACGCGCCGCGCATCGGCGCGACGCCGCCGTATGACACGTACTGGAACGTGGACCTCACGCACGCGCTGGTGCTGGAGGCCATCACCCGCTTCAACATCGACCCGGACCGCGTGACGATGACAGGCCTGTCCTTCGGCGGGGCGGGGGTGAACGACCAGCTGCTCAAGTACCGGAGCACCTATGCGGGCGGGATGCCGCTGGCGTACACGTCGCCGGTGGCCAATCCGCTGTGCAGCATCGCGGACTTCCCGCTGTGGGCCTCGGGCAACTCGGGCGACGGGACGTTCAACGCGTGGAAGTGGACCAACCCCACCGACGGCGTGCTGATGCAGCTGCGCCAGTGCCCGAACTACACCGGGGAGATTCAAGTCACGGTGACGCCGGGCACCACCCACAGTGGCTGGGATGAGTTCTGGAGCCGCCCGGAAGCCCAGACGTGGCTCGTGAGCCAGGTGCGCTGA
- a CDS encoding ankyrin repeat domain-containing protein translates to MSNRDATQALLSLCESKTRWRDELTAEAVRKAVADGADVNARNRDGMTPLHLVVQQPYSKIAPLPGVDVARVLIEAGADVNARDHHQQTPLLRAIPHDPAMEERALELIRLLRAAGGRVPSDVKDRNAGAFSLSTPALYREVLDAGASLDVRDDEAQTPLHWALRAVEPELVKLMLERGADVNALDGMGRTPLGVALHTWDEVWAPHGQRARAYVSAVGAVEAAGGKPRIAFPHDPSDPFAPLPIDADALKKTLAGKTLPFKHAVASAQEVAAGLHGSGDPATALARLDALRAALSVEARRLQLKGPLTLKRTFFHHGDLEVDGDLSIQRPFAVTGNVIVNGVVRDSGHDSLVNILGDLRCHGLCSDGELNVRGVIEARDVVLGHHNDYLLSAATFRARVVIEDDHAFDGTVEATHHFDINTYGDDVADALRAIFVDEVFPEATPRIDREVLFDRISQGLPVFREPTEAALTSVGGASLSRRLQ, encoded by the coding sequence ATGTCGAACCGTGACGCGACCCAGGCCCTGCTCTCGCTCTGCGAATCGAAGACCCGCTGGCGGGACGAGCTGACCGCGGAGGCCGTGAGGAAGGCCGTGGCCGATGGCGCGGATGTGAATGCGCGCAACCGTGACGGCATGACGCCCCTGCACCTCGTCGTGCAGCAGCCGTACTCGAAGATTGCGCCGCTCCCTGGCGTGGACGTGGCGCGGGTGCTCATCGAGGCGGGTGCGGACGTGAATGCACGCGACCACCACCAGCAGACGCCATTGCTTCGCGCCATTCCCCACGACCCGGCGATGGAGGAGCGGGCGCTGGAGCTCATCCGCCTGTTGCGCGCCGCGGGAGGCCGGGTGCCCTCGGACGTGAAGGACAGGAACGCGGGGGCGTTCAGCCTGTCGACTCCGGCCCTCTATCGCGAGGTCCTGGACGCGGGCGCGTCCCTCGATGTGCGGGATGACGAGGCCCAGACGCCGCTTCACTGGGCCCTGCGCGCGGTGGAGCCCGAGCTCGTGAAGCTGATGCTCGAACGCGGCGCCGACGTGAACGCGCTCGACGGGATGGGGCGCACGCCGCTGGGCGTGGCGCTGCACACCTGGGACGAGGTGTGGGCGCCCCACGGCCAACGCGCCCGGGCCTACGTCTCCGCCGTCGGCGCGGTGGAGGCCGCGGGAGGCAAGCCACGCATCGCGTTCCCGCATGACCCCTCGGACCCGTTCGCGCCTCTCCCCATCGATGCAGACGCGCTGAAGAAGACGCTGGCCGGCAAGACGCTCCCGTTCAAGCACGCGGTGGCCTCGGCGCAGGAGGTGGCCGCGGGGCTGCACGGCTCCGGTGACCCGGCCACGGCCCTGGCCCGGCTGGACGCCCTGCGCGCCGCGCTGAGCGTGGAGGCGCGGCGCCTCCAGCTGAAGGGGCCGCTGACGCTGAAGCGCACCTTCTTCCACCACGGCGACCTGGAAGTGGACGGTGACCTGTCCATCCAGCGGCCGTTCGCGGTGACGGGGAATGTCATCGTGAACGGCGTGGTGCGAGACTCGGGGCACGACTCGCTCGTGAACATCCTGGGCGACCTGCGATGCCACGGGCTGTGCTCCGATGGAGAGCTCAACGTCCGAGGTGTCATCGAGGCGCGCGACGTGGTGCTCGGCCACCACAACGACTACCTGCTGAGCGCGGCCACCTTCCGGGCCCGCGTCGTCATCGAGGACGACCACGCCTTCGATGGCACCGTCGAGGCCACACACCACTTCGACATCAACACGTATGGCGATGACGTGGCCGATGCCCTCCGCGCCATCTTCGTCGACGAGGTGTTTCCAGAAGCGACGCCACGGATCGACCGGGAGGTGCTCTTCGACCGCATCAGTCAGGGGCTCCCTGTCTTCCGCGAGCCCACGGAGGCCGCGCTCACGTCAGTCGGCGGTGCGTCCCTGTCGCGCCGACTCCAATAG
- a CDS encoding ankyrin repeat domain-containing protein, with protein sequence MSRAREPKKVDVAALMTKADALLDEMPPQLEPAMVLLRQVVAADPEHLLALHSLSWSLDSTRRVEPHRWAREVKAEHWGLRDRILALTRGTKAGGKLTLAQKARALALSQWAEDLVRGTPTVAQLDEVESALDEAERLRPLPDHQRGRRGLQAWRSLTQGKKEQGYRELLSLLEEHPGMCAQGVTHDDDPLNFQGLEGAFSDEGFHAWLRKQKPAKKKDKALDKGLLLAAGLDAKPFFGPGYEGNSRTGRVLALVALGADLSAKDFSEHGVLHLAAMVDDAGLVKELLRWGVPTDAVDGDTSTPLHVAAEHGSVSCIAPLAKGGVPVDALDDSGRTALFEARTAEVAQALIDAGANPNAGKGWTPLHQHARFKERGPVIQVLLAAGADVTLKNSSKQTPVQEALEHNHAALAQLLGAKPPKGKAGALDVRPLLEELARRRKAVLASWYYEDKDVDAVEQVLKGLELQGATSWDPLAASLQGALPWTVMAVVELARDVLPAEEKTPAFKKAPRFVRGDLVVKGDVLLDGPLLVTGDLTVNGVLRNAGMEGLLAVGGTLRVSGLDTDGEVIVGKDVEAQVVWGHGNDASLRVGGVLKAGVVIADDHDVQAKVKAEHHYENGGFDASDAALKKVFVPQTFKGNALDREKLFELLRKTGAVRV encoded by the coding sequence ATGTCGCGTGCCCGGGAACCGAAGAAGGTGGATGTCGCTGCGCTGATGACGAAGGCGGATGCGCTGCTGGACGAGATGCCGCCGCAGCTCGAGCCCGCGATGGTCCTGCTGCGTCAGGTGGTGGCGGCCGACCCCGAGCACCTGCTGGCGCTCCACTCCTTGAGCTGGTCGCTGGACTCGACCCGGCGCGTGGAGCCCCATCGCTGGGCGCGCGAGGTGAAAGCCGAGCACTGGGGGCTGCGTGACCGCATCCTCGCGTTGACGCGAGGCACGAAGGCCGGTGGCAAGCTGACGCTCGCGCAGAAGGCCCGCGCGTTGGCCTTGAGTCAGTGGGCCGAGGACCTCGTGCGCGGCACGCCGACCGTGGCCCAGCTCGACGAGGTGGAGTCCGCGCTCGACGAGGCCGAGCGCCTGCGGCCCCTGCCGGACCATCAGCGTGGACGCCGCGGGCTCCAGGCCTGGCGCTCGCTCACCCAGGGCAAGAAGGAGCAGGGCTACCGCGAGCTGCTCTCCCTGCTGGAGGAGCACCCCGGCATGTGCGCCCAGGGCGTGACGCACGACGACGACCCGCTCAACTTCCAGGGCCTGGAGGGCGCCTTCTCCGATGAGGGCTTCCACGCGTGGTTGCGCAAGCAGAAGCCCGCGAAGAAGAAGGACAAGGCGCTCGACAAGGGATTGCTGCTGGCGGCGGGGCTCGATGCCAAGCCGTTCTTCGGCCCGGGCTACGAGGGGAACAGCCGCACGGGCCGGGTGCTGGCGCTCGTCGCGCTGGGCGCGGACTTGTCCGCGAAGGACTTCAGCGAGCACGGCGTGCTCCACCTCGCCGCGATGGTGGATGACGCTGGGCTGGTGAAGGAGTTGCTGCGATGGGGGGTCCCCACGGACGCTGTCGACGGAGACACGTCCACGCCCCTCCATGTCGCCGCCGAGCACGGCAGCGTGTCCTGCATCGCCCCGCTCGCGAAGGGAGGCGTCCCCGTGGATGCGCTCGACGACTCGGGGCGCACCGCGCTCTTCGAGGCCCGGACGGCGGAGGTGGCCCAAGCGCTCATCGACGCGGGGGCCAACCCCAACGCGGGCAAGGGCTGGACGCCGCTGCACCAGCACGCGCGCTTCAAGGAGCGCGGGCCCGTCATCCAGGTCCTGCTCGCGGCCGGCGCGGACGTCACGCTGAAGAACTCCAGCAAACAGACGCCCGTGCAGGAGGCGCTGGAGCACAATCACGCGGCCCTCGCGCAGTTGCTGGGAGCGAAGCCGCCCAAGGGCAAGGCGGGCGCCCTGGACGTGCGTCCCCTGCTGGAGGAGCTGGCGCGCCGGCGCAAGGCGGTGCTCGCGTCCTGGTACTACGAGGACAAGGACGTGGACGCGGTCGAGCAGGTCCTGAAGGGGCTCGAGCTGCAGGGGGCCACGTCCTGGGACCCGCTCGCGGCCTCGCTCCAGGGAGCGCTCCCGTGGACGGTCATGGCCGTGGTGGAGCTCGCGCGGGACGTGCTCCCCGCCGAGGAGAAGACCCCGGCCTTCAAGAAGGCGCCGCGCTTCGTCCGGGGGGACCTGGTGGTGAAGGGTGACGTGCTCCTCGACGGGCCCCTGTTGGTGACGGGAGACCTGACGGTGAACGGGGTGCTGCGCAACGCGGGGATGGAGGGGCTGCTCGCGGTAGGCGGCACGCTGCGCGTCAGCGGGTTGGACACGGATGGAGAGGTCATCGTCGGCAAGGACGTGGAGGCCCAGGTCGTCTGGGGCCACGGCAACGACGCCTCGCTCCGGGTCGGCGGCGTGTTGAAGGCCGGGGTGGTCATCGCCGACGACCACGACGTGCAGGCGAAGGTGAAGGCGGAGCACCACTACGAGAATGGTGGGTTCGATGCCTCGGACGCGGCGCTCAAGAAGGTGTTCGTGCCGCAGACCTTCAAGGGCAATGCGCTGGACCGGGAGAAGCTGTTCGAGCTGCTGAGAAAGACTGGCGCCGTCCGGGTCTAG